In the genome of Candidatus Omnitrophota bacterium, one region contains:
- a CDS encoding glucoamylase family protein: MISLRRKARILLTANLVKRAGEEEPLRSELCSLEQLQYHAKALARNRGKEVKVMRGKVKLHERLAENEKVLIRTHKLLMEAVYGDRSISPAGEWLLDNFYLIREQIRTIHQHFPKTYSRELPRLIKGPFAGYPRVYEIAYNLISHGDGRVDEESLSVFVASYQNVISLKLGELWAVPIMIRLALVENLRRVALRVEARRRERDIATSWAEKMIVVAEKEPNALILEMADMARSDPPFTPAFVAEFTRRLQGQSSALALPISWLEQRLMEQGKRIERLVHLDSQQQAADQVSISNTINSLRTLGAIDWRDFVTALSVVERTLSADPNGFYASMDFATRDRYRHVVENLARRTGLSEEEVARRAVTLAREKASETGSDDRAAHVGYFLIDKGLPFMQRAVRLRLRLGELVSKLGRKFPLFFYLCTIALFIAAAVITGLSFGYIHGLGVRSMWLLGAVLVLCSSRFAISITNWLMTLMVAPRVLARMDFTRGIPASARTLTVVPTMLRSKQGIDHLIEDLEVRYLANRDDNLFFGLLTDFPDAPSQDMPGDGELLEYITMGIMELNSSHSTGGVDRFFLFHRPRTWNPRQNVWMSYERKRGKLSELNLLLRGKRPANEGMLVVGDISPLQDVKYVITLDTDTHMPLEAARELVATIAHPLNRPVYDEKRGIVSEGYGILQPRVGVSMAGARRSWFARLFSGDPGIDPYTQAVSDVYQDVFGEGSFIGKGLYDVDMFTRTMDGRFPDDLILSHDLLEGCYARSGLVSDIQFFEEYPSSYIVDANRKHRWVRGDWQIIYWLLPMAPCMGGSWIRNPISLLSKWKIFDNLWRSLVPVAMTLLLFIGWVIQDNAVFWTMFVFAMILVPQLAVSAVELFKKPPKAPLGAHLKSQVHSAVKRLVQAVFMITTLPFEAFLNVDAIARALIRMFVTRRKTLEWVTSSDMKRLAHTRFAGFYASMWTGPVLAVVAATCLVHLRPAILVVAAPLLVLWMISPAIAWWLSQIRPPRKIKLRPSQDAFLREAARRTWRYFEQFVNAESNWLPADNHQEEPLKITARRTSPTNMGMALLSNLSAYDFRYISCAGFLERTENTLETMKKLERFRGNFYNWYDTQTLRTLQPLYISSVDSGNLAGALLVLKQGLLGLQTAEAVPDGILKGVENTAFVLASEMKAVEGLPVELGDKLRGIKETCSAPADTFKDIRSALEDIGKLASEISEATWADKSGEVKWWAGALERQCFDWIREIDGLMPWLKLEVPVEIYAGGVYDENELVRNIRSEMEKLDGMRSLTDLARIDVKGIRQVVERANIGTGKKKEIICEWIDGFLSAVEEGATRASERITELERLSLECGELADMEFEFLYDGAYKLLSVGYNVTERRRDPSCYDLLASEARLASFVGIALGRIPQEHWFTLGRLFTTIRGIGPVLLSWSGSMFEYLMPLLFMPTYADTILDHTYRTVVNKQIRYTSRKGVPWGISESGYNATDAHMSYQYRAFGVPDLGFKRGLGDDLVIAPYASMLALMVKPDSACSNLMRLRNEGVMGKYGFYEAVDYTTSRLPHGYQGPMIVRSFMAHHQGMSFLSMAYVLLDKRMQRRFLSDPAFQAAEVLLHERVPKATPFHLHFNEPMGMLLREQISQEAVFRTFNTPHTPVPEVHLLSNGNYNVMITNSGSGYSRWNGLAVTRWQPDVTRDAAGSFCYMKDSYTGEVWSVGYQPALKMPEHYEAIFSRGKAEFRRRDGDIETHMQMAVSPEDDIEIRRMNIVNNSKEKKVIELTSYSEVVMAYPEADAAHPAFSKLFVSTEIIREKQAILCSRRKRSAPDPEPYLFHLAAVHGPQKGNASYETDRAKFVGRGGSLYDAEAMRTSNDLSGTEGPVLDPITSIRCRVVIDPEETVVVDFVTGMADTREKALEFVDKYRDRHLAGRVFDLAWTHAQVVLQQANADETDAQLFGRLANSVVYPSYLRRAGASVIMKNRREQSGLWGYSISGDLPIVLVRISDPANIDLVRQMLKAHIYWRMKGLEVDLVIWNEDHSSYRQDLQNKIMGMVTAGMEAHFLDRPGGVFIRQSEQISEVDKILFQTLARIIISDTMGTLAEQIDRRSRSDLKVPRLIPTRKRPAKREGEEFSPFVELVFFNGLGGFTPDGREYVIFLKPGMVTPAPWANVIANPFFGTVVSERGGAYTWFDNSSQYRLTPWYNDPVSDISGEAMYIRDEEAGNFWSPSPGPARGQTGYAVRHGCGYTVFSHREDGIETELWVYVAIDAAVKYSFLKIKNVSGREKKLSLTSYVEPVLGEARDKTQMHVVTEIDPKTGALFMRNYYNADFGQYTTFLDVSESVKTTTGDRAEFIGRNGDYRSPAAMHRTKLSNRLGAGFDPCGAIQTKLELADGQEKEVAFILGAGRNADEARDLVKRYKGTASARENLNNVWNYWNHMLGAVYVNTPEASMNVMTNSWLLYQTVACRMWARSGYYQSGGAFGFRDQLQDAMALVHSAPYMLREQIVRASGRQFREGDVQHWWHEPYGAGVRTHFSDDLLWLPLAVARYVKATGDTGVLEERTSFLEGRPLDPDTDAYYDRPARTEEKATVYEHCVRALSRAFRYGEHGLPLMGAGDWNDGMNLVGAEGKGESVWLAFFLFYVVKEFGAIARMRGDIHFEEKCRHESDRIAKSIDEKAWDGKWYLRAFFDDGKTLGSHKNEECSIDSIAQSWSVISAAGDKKLAETAMDQVYRKLVHKDAGLIQLLAPPFDTSDMDPGYIKGYLPGIRENGGQYTHAAVWVVIAFILLGDRKKAWELFQMINPVNHGSDAKKMSVYKVEPYVVAADVYASSPHAGRGGWTWYTGSAGWMYRLVVEHILGITLEDCTLAFKPCVPDEWAGYTVHYRFRETVYHIHFKRVGPGGAVSGLTVDGDASGDARVHLIDDHREHEVKVDIGK, translated from the coding sequence ATGATAAGCCTTCGCCGTAAGGCCAGGATACTGCTGACCGCTAACCTGGTCAAGCGGGCCGGGGAAGAAGAACCCCTCCGTTCGGAACTCTGCAGCCTGGAACAACTTCAATACCACGCCAAAGCGTTGGCCAGGAACAGGGGCAAAGAAGTTAAGGTCATGCGGGGCAAAGTAAAGCTGCACGAACGTCTCGCGGAGAACGAAAAGGTCCTTATCAGGACACACAAGCTCTTGATGGAGGCCGTTTACGGTGACAGGAGCATATCGCCGGCGGGAGAATGGCTTCTAGATAATTTCTACCTGATACGTGAACAGATAAGGACCATACATCAGCATTTCCCAAAGACCTACAGCCGGGAACTTCCGCGTCTTATCAAGGGACCGTTCGCCGGGTATCCCCGGGTATATGAAATAGCGTATAACCTCATATCGCATGGTGACGGACGTGTGGATGAGGAAAGCCTTTCCGTTTTCGTCGCGTCATACCAGAATGTCATATCGCTCAAGCTTGGTGAACTGTGGGCCGTACCTATCATGATACGGCTCGCGCTTGTAGAGAACCTCAGGCGTGTGGCGCTTCGCGTGGAAGCGCGCCGTAGGGAACGGGATATAGCTACTTCCTGGGCAGAGAAGATGATAGTGGTGGCTGAAAAGGAGCCCAACGCGCTTATTCTCGAGATGGCCGATATGGCGCGATCGGACCCGCCGTTCACGCCCGCTTTCGTGGCCGAGTTCACGCGTCGTCTCCAAGGACAGAGCTCCGCGCTGGCGTTGCCTATATCATGGCTTGAGCAGCGGCTCATGGAACAGGGGAAACGTATAGAACGCCTTGTACATCTTGATAGCCAACAGCAGGCCGCGGACCAGGTGTCCATATCGAACACCATAAACAGTCTCAGGACGCTCGGGGCCATAGACTGGCGTGATTTCGTGACCGCGCTGAGTGTGGTGGAACGTACGCTCTCGGCTGACCCGAACGGGTTTTATGCTTCCATGGATTTCGCCACACGTGACCGCTATCGTCATGTTGTAGAGAACCTCGCCAGGAGGACCGGGCTTTCGGAAGAAGAAGTGGCGCGGCGGGCGGTAACGCTTGCTCGTGAGAAGGCCTCTGAGACAGGGAGTGATGACAGGGCCGCGCATGTAGGGTATTTCCTTATAGACAAAGGGCTGCCTTTTATGCAGAGGGCGGTGAGGCTGCGTTTGAGGTTAGGGGAACTTGTATCAAAGCTTGGCAGGAAGTTCCCGCTCTTTTTCTACCTGTGTACCATAGCCTTGTTCATCGCTGCCGCGGTCATAACGGGATTGAGCTTCGGATATATACATGGTTTAGGCGTGCGAAGCATGTGGTTACTGGGAGCGGTCCTTGTGCTCTGTTCGAGCCGGTTCGCGATATCCATAACGAACTGGCTTATGACCTTGATGGTGGCGCCGAGAGTCCTGGCACGTATGGATTTTACCAGGGGTATACCCGCTTCGGCCCGTACGCTTACTGTTGTTCCCACGATGCTGCGCAGTAAACAAGGCATAGATCACCTGATCGAGGATCTCGAGGTGCGGTACCTGGCTAACAGGGATGATAACCTGTTCTTCGGTCTCCTGACGGATTTCCCGGACGCGCCGTCCCAGGACATGCCCGGGGACGGAGAGCTCCTCGAGTACATCACTATGGGAATAATGGAACTTAACAGCAGCCATTCCACCGGTGGCGTCGACAGGTTCTTTTTGTTCCACCGGCCCAGGACTTGGAACCCCCGGCAGAACGTCTGGATGTCCTATGAGAGGAAGAGGGGGAAGCTTTCCGAACTTAATTTACTTCTCAGGGGCAAGAGGCCCGCGAACGAAGGCATGCTGGTAGTGGGAGATATCTCTCCCCTGCAGGACGTTAAATATGTTATAACTCTCGACACGGATACACATATGCCGCTGGAGGCGGCACGGGAACTTGTAGCTACAATAGCGCATCCGCTCAACAGGCCGGTCTATGACGAGAAACGGGGTATAGTTTCCGAGGGATACGGGATATTACAGCCCAGGGTGGGAGTGAGCATGGCCGGAGCCCGCCGCTCGTGGTTCGCCCGGCTTTTCAGCGGGGACCCCGGTATAGATCCCTATACCCAGGCCGTATCGGACGTCTACCAGGATGTTTTCGGCGAGGGGTCTTTTATCGGCAAGGGCCTGTATGACGTGGATATGTTCACAAGAACGATGGATGGACGGTTCCCCGATGATCTCATACTTAGCCACGATCTCCTGGAGGGGTGTTACGCGAGGTCGGGACTTGTGAGTGATATACAGTTCTTTGAAGAATATCCTTCCAGTTACATCGTGGACGCGAATAGAAAACACCGGTGGGTACGCGGGGACTGGCAGATAATCTACTGGCTTTTGCCCATGGCGCCTTGTATGGGCGGAAGCTGGATAAGGAACCCCATATCACTCCTTTCAAAATGGAAAATATTCGATAACCTCTGGCGTTCGCTGGTCCCCGTCGCCATGACGCTGCTTCTTTTTATAGGATGGGTCATCCAGGATAACGCCGTGTTCTGGACCATGTTCGTTTTCGCTATGATACTTGTGCCGCAGCTGGCAGTGTCGGCCGTGGAACTTTTTAAAAAACCGCCGAAAGCCCCTCTGGGAGCTCATTTAAAAAGCCAGGTACACAGTGCCGTAAAAAGGCTCGTGCAGGCGGTATTCATGATCACCACTTTGCCTTTTGAGGCGTTCCTGAACGTGGACGCTATCGCGCGCGCCCTTATACGCATGTTCGTGACTCGCCGAAAAACACTGGAATGGGTGACCTCTAGCGACATGAAGCGGCTCGCGCATACAAGGTTCGCCGGGTTTTACGCTTCGATGTGGACCGGGCCGGTCCTCGCGGTGGTGGCCGCGACCTGTCTCGTCCACCTGAGACCCGCTATACTTGTGGTGGCCGCGCCCCTATTGGTGTTATGGATGATATCTCCGGCGATAGCCTGGTGGTTAAGTCAGATAAGGCCGCCGCGCAAGATAAAGCTGAGACCGTCACAGGACGCTTTCCTGCGGGAAGCGGCGCGCAGGACCTGGCGGTATTTTGAACAGTTCGTCAACGCCGAGAGCAATTGGCTGCCGGCGGATAACCATCAGGAAGAGCCGCTCAAGATCACGGCGCGCAGGACTTCCCCGACCAATATGGGCATGGCCCTTCTTTCAAACCTATCCGCGTATGACTTCCGGTATATTTCTTGCGCGGGTTTCCTTGAGAGGACCGAGAACACTCTGGAGACAATGAAAAAACTCGAGCGTTTCAGGGGCAATTTTTACAACTGGTATGATACGCAGACGCTGAGGACATTGCAGCCTTTGTATATATCATCGGTCGACAGCGGGAACCTTGCCGGCGCGTTACTTGTCCTTAAACAGGGCCTTTTGGGGCTCCAGACGGCGGAGGCTGTCCCGGACGGGATATTGAAGGGCGTCGAAAATACGGCTTTCGTGCTCGCGTCCGAGATGAAGGCCGTGGAGGGCCTTCCCGTGGAACTCGGCGACAAGCTTAGGGGCATAAAAGAAACCTGCTCCGCGCCAGCTGATACGTTCAAGGATATAAGGAGCGCGTTGGAGGATATCGGAAAGTTGGCCTCCGAAATATCCGAAGCGACGTGGGCGGATAAGAGCGGCGAGGTGAAATGGTGGGCCGGCGCGCTTGAAAGACAATGTTTTGACTGGATAAGGGAAATAGATGGTCTGATGCCATGGCTTAAGCTGGAAGTGCCTGTGGAGATATATGCCGGGGGGGTATATGATGAGAACGAGCTTGTGCGGAACATTCGCAGTGAGATGGAGAAATTAGATGGGATGCGGAGCCTGACGGACCTGGCAAGAATAGATGTTAAGGGCATAAGACAGGTCGTGGAACGCGCTAATATAGGGACCGGTAAGAAAAAAGAGATCATATGTGAGTGGATCGACGGATTTTTGTCCGCCGTGGAGGAAGGTGCCACTCGTGCCAGTGAAAGGATAACGGAACTCGAAAGGCTTTCGCTTGAATGTGGTGAACTGGCCGACATGGAGTTCGAGTTCCTTTATGATGGCGCCTATAAGCTCTTATCCGTGGGGTACAATGTTACGGAACGCCGCCGTGACCCGAGTTGTTATGACCTTCTCGCGTCCGAGGCGCGTCTGGCGAGTTTTGTGGGTATCGCGCTTGGACGTATCCCCCAGGAACACTGGTTCACGCTGGGAAGGCTTTTCACCACTATACGCGGGATAGGACCGGTACTGCTTTCCTGGAGCGGGTCCATGTTCGAATACCTGATGCCGCTTCTTTTTATGCCCACATACGCGGATACCATATTGGATCACACCTACAGGACGGTGGTCAATAAACAGATCCGGTACACTTCACGTAAGGGCGTGCCGTGGGGGATATCCGAATCCGGATATAACGCTACGGACGCGCACATGAGCTACCAGTACAGGGCCTTCGGTGTGCCTGACCTGGGATTCAAAAGAGGGCTCGGGGATGATCTCGTAATAGCGCCTTACGCGTCCATGCTGGCTCTTATGGTCAAGCCCGACAGCGCGTGCTCAAACCTGATGCGGCTCCGGAACGAAGGTGTAATGGGTAAATACGGTTTTTATGAAGCGGTGGATTATACTACGTCACGACTGCCGCATGGGTATCAAGGTCCCATGATAGTTAGATCCTTCATGGCGCATCATCAGGGGATGAGCTTTCTTTCAATGGCGTACGTTCTCCTCGATAAGAGGATGCAGAGAAGGTTCCTTTCGGACCCGGCATTCCAGGCAGCGGAAGTGCTTTTGCATGAACGCGTGCCGAAAGCTACGCCGTTCCACCTGCACTTTAACGAACCCATGGGCATGTTATTAAGGGAACAGATCAGCCAGGAGGCTGTTTTCAGGACATTCAATACGCCGCATACCCCTGTGCCCGAGGTCCATCTTCTTTCCAACGGGAATTATAACGTCATGATAACGAATTCTGGCAGTGGATATTCCAGGTGGAACGGACTTGCGGTGACCCGTTGGCAGCCGGACGTAACGAGGGACGCCGCGGGGTCTTTCTGCTACATGAAGGACTCGTATACAGGAGAAGTATGGTCTGTAGGATATCAACCGGCGTTGAAGATGCCGGAGCACTACGAAGCGATATTCTCCCGAGGTAAAGCTGAATTCCGGCGCAGGGACGGGGATATAGAAACGCATATGCAGATGGCGGTATCGCCGGAAGACGATATAGAGATACGCAGGATGAACATAGTCAATAATTCTAAGGAGAAAAAAGTCATAGAACTGACGAGTTATTCTGAGGTCGTTATGGCCTATCCCGAGGCTGACGCCGCGCATCCCGCTTTCAGCAAGCTATTCGTGAGTACAGAGATAATAAGGGAAAAACAGGCCATACTATGTTCACGCAGGAAACGTTCCGCGCCGGATCCCGAGCCATATCTATTCCATCTTGCCGCGGTGCATGGCCCGCAGAAAGGCAACGCTTCGTATGAGACCGACCGGGCAAAATTCGTGGGAAGAGGCGGCAGCCTGTATGATGCCGAGGCAATGAGGACTTCTAACGACCTGTCGGGCACGGAAGGCCCGGTACTTGACCCGATAACATCAATACGCTGCCGGGTCGTGATCGATCCCGAAGAGACGGTCGTGGTCGACTTTGTCACCGGCATGGCGGATACCAGGGAAAAAGCCCTTGAGTTCGTGGATAAATACAGGGATAGGCATCTTGCGGGACGCGTGTTCGACCTGGCGTGGACACACGCGCAGGTAGTTCTGCAGCAGGCTAACGCCGACGAGACCGACGCCCAACTTTTCGGACGGTTGGCGAATTCTGTCGTATACCCAAGTTACCTGAGGCGTGCCGGGGCAAGTGTGATAATGAAGAACAGGCGTGAACAGTCCGGGCTGTGGGGATACAGTATATCCGGTGACCTGCCGATCGTTCTTGTAAGGATATCGGACCCGGCGAACATAGATCTTGTCCGCCAGATGCTGAAAGCACATATATACTGGCGTATGAAGGGACTTGAGGTCGATCTTGTCATATGGAACGAAGACCATTCAAGTTATCGTCAGGACCTGCAGAACAAGATAATGGGCATGGTGACCGCGGGAATGGAAGCGCATTTCCTGGACAGGCCCGGAGGTGTTTTCATAAGACAGTCGGAGCAGATATCAGAAGTGGATAAGATACTGTTCCAGACGCTGGCACGCATAATAATATCCGACACGATGGGAACCCTGGCGGAACAGATCGACAGGAGGAGCCGTTCCGACCTCAAGGTGCCGAGGCTCATCCCGACCAGGAAGCGCCCCGCAAAACGGGAAGGGGAAGAGTTCTCCCCGTTCGTAGAGCTGGTGTTCTTCAACGGTCTTGGAGGTTTCACCCCTGACGGGCGGGAATATGTCATATTCCTCAAGCCCGGCATGGTCACGCCGGCACCGTGGGCGAACGTTATAGCGAACCCGTTCTTCGGGACCGTGGTGTCGGAAAGAGGGGGAGCGTATACCTGGTTCGATAATTCCAGCCAATACAGGCTTACGCCATGGTACAACGACCCGGTAAGCGACATTAGCGGCGAAGCTATGTATATAAGGGATGAAGAGGCCGGGAATTTCTGGTCCCCGTCGCCGGGGCCGGCGCGCGGCCAGACCGGATACGCCGTGCGGCATGGATGCGGATACACGGTGTTCTCCCATAGGGAAGATGGTATTGAGACGGAGCTGTGGGTGTATGTGGCCATTGACGCCGCCGTTAAATATTCCTTTCTCAAAATAAAGAACGTATCGGGGCGGGAAAAGAAACTGTCGCTGACTTCCTATGTCGAACCAGTGCTCGGAGAGGCAAGGGATAAGACACAGATGCATGTCGTGACCGAGATAGATCCGAAAACAGGCGCGCTTTTCATGAGGAACTACTACAACGCGGATTTCGGGCAATACACGACGTTCCTGGATGTCAGTGAATCCGTAAAGACCACGACCGGGGACAGGGCTGAATTCATAGGCAGGAACGGTGACTACAGGTCCCCCGCGGCTATGCACAGGACGAAGCTTTCCAACAGGCTGGGGGCAGGGTTCGATCCGTGCGGCGCGATACAGACAAAGCTGGAACTTGCCGACGGACAGGAAAAAGAAGTGGCATTCATATTAGGCGCGGGCAGGAACGCGGACGAGGCGCGTGACCTGGTGAAAAGATATAAAGGAACGGCGTCCGCCCGTGAGAACCTGAACAATGTATGGAATTATTGGAACCATATGCTGGGAGCGGTATATGTAAATACTCCCGAAGCTTCGATGAACGTTATGACGAATAGCTGGCTATTGTACCAGACGGTAGCATGCCGCATGTGGGCAAGATCGGGGTACTATCAGTCGGGAGGGGCTTTCGGGTTCAGGGACCAGTTGCAGGACGCTATGGCGCTTGTTCATTCCGCTCCTTATATGCTGAGGGAGCAGATCGTAAGGGCGTCGGGGAGACAGTTCAGGGAAGGTGACGTCCAGCACTGGTGGCACGAACCTTATGGCGCCGGCGTTAGGACGCATTTCTCCGATGATCTTTTATGGTTACCCCTGGCGGTAGCCAGGTACGTAAAGGCGACCGGGGATACCGGCGTGCTCGAGGAAAGAACGAGTTTCCTTGAGGGAAGGCCTCTTGATCCGGATACGGACGCGTACTACGACAGGCCGGCCAGGACCGAGGAGAAGGCTACGGTATATGAGCATTGTGTCCGCGCGCTGAGTAGGGCTTTCAGGTATGGGGAACACGGCCTGCCGCTTATGGGCGCCGGTGACTGGAACGACGGAATGAATCTCGTAGGCGCGGAAGGAAAAGGGGAAAGTGTCTGGTTGGCGTTCTTCCTTTTCTATGTGGTGAAGGAGTTCGGTGCTATAGCGCGTATGCGCGGGGATATCCACTTTGAGGAGAAATGCCGGCATGAATCGGATCGGATCGCGAAAAGCATAGACGAGAAGGCCTGGGACGGGAAATGGTATCTGCGCGCTTTCTTTGATGACGGTAAAACGCTCGGTTCGCATAAGAACGAGGAATGCAGTATAGATTCGATAGCCCAGAGCTGGTCGGTGATATCCGCGGCC
- the uvsE gene encoding UV DNA damage repair endonuclease UvsE has protein sequence MRIGYPCINRRIGCTANHTFRLASYSRSRLIDTISKNLACLGNILRFNVDNGLLFFRISSDLVPFASHPLCRFDWAGHFEKDLRGIGSFIKEHGIRISMHPDQFVLINSTSPDIVERSIAELDYHAKVLDTMGLGPDAKVQIHAGGVYGDKDAAIERFVASYKELSAGLKERLVVENDDRLYSLGDCLRISKRTGIPVLFDSFHHECLNNGEEMREAVLKARNTWGKKDGCLMIDYSQQEKKKRLGSHAESIDIRRFRAFLNVISGIKADIMLEIKDKEKSALKAVKELSSLPA, from the coding sequence ATGAGAATAGGTTATCCCTGCATAAACAGGCGTATAGGCTGTACCGCTAACCATACTTTTCGCCTGGCGTCATACAGCAGATCGCGCCTTATCGATACCATATCAAAGAACCTGGCATGCCTCGGGAACATACTCAGGTTCAATGTCGATAACGGACTTCTCTTTTTCAGGATAAGTTCCGACCTGGTGCCGTTCGCTTCCCACCCCCTATGCCGTTTCGACTGGGCGGGGCATTTTGAAAAGGACCTTCGCGGCATTGGGTCGTTCATCAAGGAACACGGTATACGCATCTCTATGCATCCCGACCAGTTCGTGCTTATAAATTCTACTTCTCCGGACATAGTGGAACGTAGCATAGCCGAGCTCGACTATCACGCGAAGGTGCTCGATACTATGGGGCTGGGTCCGGACGCGAAGGTACAGATACACGCGGGCGGGGTCTATGGCGACAAGGACGCGGCCATTGAAAGGTTCGTCGCGAGCTACAAAGAACTGAGCGCCGGCCTCAAAGAACGGCTCGTCGTAGAGAACGATGACAGGTTATACTCGCTTGGGGATTGCCTGCGAATAAGCAAGAGGACCGGCATCCCGGTCCTCTTCGATTCTTTCCATCATGAATGCCTTAATAACGGCGAAGAAATGCGTGAAGCCGTACTGAAAGCGCGAAATACATGGGGCAAAAAGGACGGATGCCTTATGATAGATTATTCCCAACAGGAAAAAAAGAAACGCCTCGGTTCACACGCGGAAAGTATTGATATCCGGCGATTCCGCGCCTTCCTGAACGTCATTTCCGGCATAAAAGCCGACATAATGCTCGAGATAAAAGATAAGGAAAAAAGCGCGTTAAAAGCGGTAAAAGAGCTTTCTTCCCTACCGGCATAA